In Corynebacterium matruchotii, a single genomic region encodes these proteins:
- a CDS encoding LapA family protein: MAKDPMNNPTHSDVPSEPLQNSTKSGASNSAKQSPAAAGTPTFPTSVESQESAPTHPTADTASHTAAKKSAKKSAEPLAKPTYPAMEAKQPSGVQGSFAGGTWIALIAGALLLIMLLVFIMQNQDQVDLVLFAWNFRFPAGIGFLLAAISGALIMALVGGVRMFQLRRQIIKTDKHLVETVNSIRATGGEPGKETTR, encoded by the coding sequence ATGGCTAAAGACCCCATGAACAATCCCACACATTCTGATGTGCCATCTGAGCCGCTTCAAAACTCAACAAAATCAGGCGCCTCGAACTCTGCAAAACAGTCGCCTGCCGCCGCCGGAACCCCAACTTTCCCGACTTCTGTGGAATCCCAGGAGTCCGCTCCAACGCACCCGACTGCGGACACGGCATCCCACACGGCAGCTAAGAAATCGGCTAAGAAATCGGCCGAACCCCTGGCAAAACCAACTTACCCGGCAATGGAAGCCAAGCAGCCGTCCGGGGTGCAAGGATCCTTCGCCGGCGGCACCTGGATTGCCCTGATCGCCGGCGCCCTACTGCTCATTATGCTACTGGTATTTATCATGCAAAACCAGGATCAAGTAGATCTAGTACTGTTTGCCTGGAATTTCCGGTTCCCGGCCGGGATCGGTTTCTTGTTGGCCGCCATCAGCGGGGCGCTCATTATGGCATTGGTGGGTGGTGTGCGGATGTTCCAGCTGCGCCGCCAAATCATTAAAACCGACAAGCACCTTGTCGAAACCGTCAATAGCATCCGTGCCACCGGCGGGGAGCCAGGTAAGGAAACCACCCGATAG
- the rlmN gene encoding 23S rRNA (adenine(2503)-C(2))-methyltransferase RlmN, producing MIRQIDVGKKTWHDVWVMPTPIPLNFSTPRRAMPPKHFADLTPDQRIAALADLGLPKFRANQLAKHYYGRLEADPRTMTDLPAAVRDAVAEALFPTLMTPVRQVTADDGETHKTLWRLHDGTLLESVLMRYPNRATLCISSQAGCGMACPFCATGQAGLDRNLSTGEIIDQVRSAARTMVAEGSRLSNIVFMGMGEPLANYKRVVSAVRQITAPVPQGFGISQRNVTVSTVGMAPMIRKLADENLSVTLAVSLHTPDDELRDTLVPVNNRWSVAEVLDAAAYYADRSGRRVSIEYALIRDINDQGWRADLLGKKLHKALGSKAHVNLIPLNPTPGSKWDASPREQQAEFVRRVIAQGVTCTVRDTKGQEIAAACGQLAAENRATA from the coding sequence ATGATACGTCAAATCGACGTGGGGAAGAAAACATGGCATGATGTGTGGGTTATGCCTACACCCATCCCCTTGAATTTCTCCACACCCCGGCGCGCCATGCCGCCGAAACATTTCGCCGACCTCACCCCAGACCAGCGGATTGCGGCCCTGGCGGATTTAGGCCTGCCGAAATTTCGGGCAAACCAGCTGGCCAAACACTATTATGGCCGGCTAGAGGCCGATCCGCGTACCATGACGGACCTGCCCGCCGCGGTTCGAGATGCTGTTGCCGAAGCATTATTTCCCACGCTCATGACCCCGGTGCGGCAGGTGACAGCGGATGATGGGGAAACCCACAAAACCCTGTGGCGGTTGCATGATGGAACCCTGCTGGAATCCGTGCTCATGCGCTACCCCAACCGCGCCACCCTGTGCATTTCCTCCCAGGCGGGGTGCGGCATGGCCTGCCCGTTCTGCGCTACCGGCCAGGCGGGGTTGGACCGTAACCTTTCCACCGGGGAAATCATCGACCAGGTTCGGTCGGCGGCCCGCACCATGGTGGCCGAGGGAAGTCGGCTCTCGAACATTGTGTTCATGGGTATGGGGGAGCCGTTGGCGAACTATAAGCGGGTGGTGTCCGCGGTGCGGCAAATCACCGCCCCCGTGCCCCAAGGGTTTGGGATATCGCAGCGCAATGTGACCGTATCGACGGTGGGGATGGCCCCGATGATCCGCAAGCTTGCCGACGAAAACCTCTCGGTCACCTTGGCGGTTTCTCTGCACACCCCTGACGATGAGCTTCGGGACACCCTGGTTCCGGTGAATAATCGCTGGTCCGTGGCCGAAGTGCTGGATGCCGCTGCCTATTACGCGGATCGGTCTGGTCGGCGGGTCTCCATTGAATACGCCCTCATCCGGGACATTAATGACCAGGGGTGGCGGGCCGATCTGTTGGGCAAAAAGCTGCACAAGGCCCTGGGGTCGAAAGCCCATGTGAATCTCATTCCGCTGAACCCGACCCCGGGCTCGAAGTGGGATGCCTCGCCGCGGGAGCAGCAGGCGGAGTTCGTGCGCCGGGTCATTGCCCAGGGGGTGACCTGCACCGTTCGGGACACGAAGGGGCAGGAAATCGCCGCCGCCTGCGGGCAGCTCGCCGCCGAAAACCGCGCTACCGCCTAG
- a CDS encoding CAP domain-containing protein encodes MSHHSLPKKWRRSAVTVVLVPSLMCGGHAVITPTASAAPGSSAGSSNVGSTGSAALPGIPDNIIRVLGPALPIVAFLATVFAAATAFSRSGSHTSHISSTSTNPSPSASAEATTSGSQQPTTPSTSVEAPAPAASEHPTVTAEAARPVQTNGTVNQGSKTGSSSPNNRGAGTTGGASTSTAPWKPEAGTEDTSQQIQRLLDAINKPRIAKHLQPVTLDTALSAKQQARADEFLKSGGRVFDDSGSVVIVSGPDPVESYQKTLKEQDYFRQLAERPDVTKVGIGLAGNEDGSWWGGFVHFQSEGEALSTNEQRMTKLVEKLNAARAARGAGALQLAPSFNPEEQQWAQHMKDQNKAYYQGYFRAVGRNRDPLAVVDSWDTPGFREILTGKKYTHVAIGLVQSGNEWFVSARPLTSGQIASDQQRIDTIVRQINAERAKKNLAALTLDAKLSASMQSDAEKFSRTERVEFPMPRRVVFDLTADPTESVATWLGDKDSRDVIMNPKATKVGVALAQNNGLFGVAGIIN; translated from the coding sequence ATGTCCCATCATTCCCTACCAAAAAAGTGGCGGCGCAGTGCCGTCACAGTTGTCCTTGTTCCCAGCCTCATGTGCGGTGGTCACGCGGTTATTACCCCCACCGCATCGGCCGCACCGGGGAGCTCCGCGGGGAGCAGCAACGTAGGCAGCACCGGCAGCGCAGCATTGCCGGGGATTCCCGATAACATCATCCGGGTGTTGGGCCCGGCATTGCCGATCGTGGCTTTCCTTGCGACGGTCTTTGCTGCGGCAACCGCATTCTCCCGATCCGGCTCCCACACCTCACACATCTCCAGCACCAGCACGAATCCCTCCCCCAGCGCCTCGGCTGAGGCCACCACCAGCGGGTCGCAGCAGCCAACAACCCCCAGCACCAGTGTTGAGGCCCCCGCACCTGCCGCGTCGGAGCATCCGACCGTGACTGCCGAGGCGGCACGCCCCGTCCAGACGAATGGGACCGTAAACCAGGGGTCGAAGACTGGTTCTTCCAGCCCTAATAATCGGGGTGCCGGCACCACCGGTGGGGCGTCGACAAGCACAGCCCCGTGGAAACCGGAGGCCGGGACGGAAGACACGAGCCAGCAAATCCAGCGGCTGCTTGATGCAATCAACAAACCCCGGATAGCAAAGCATCTACAGCCGGTGACGTTGGATACCGCGTTGAGCGCGAAGCAACAGGCCCGGGCCGACGAGTTTTTAAAGAGCGGCGGTCGGGTGTTTGACGATTCGGGTTCCGTTGTGATTGTCAGCGGCCCGGACCCGGTGGAGTCCTACCAGAAAACCCTGAAAGAGCAGGATTATTTCCGTCAACTGGCGGAACGGCCGGATGTCACCAAGGTGGGTATTGGTCTGGCCGGCAATGAGGATGGCTCCTGGTGGGGTGGCTTTGTGCACTTCCAGTCGGAGGGCGAGGCCCTGTCAACCAATGAGCAGCGCATGACGAAGCTGGTGGAAAAGCTCAATGCGGCACGGGCCGCCCGGGGTGCCGGCGCGTTGCAGTTGGCTCCCTCGTTCAACCCGGAGGAACAGCAGTGGGCTCAGCACATGAAGGACCAAAATAAGGCCTACTACCAGGGTTATTTCCGGGCTGTGGGCCGTAACCGCGACCCGCTGGCCGTGGTGGATTCGTGGGACACCCCTGGTTTCCGGGAAATTCTCACCGGGAAGAAATACACGCATGTGGCGATCGGCCTGGTGCAAAGCGGCAACGAATGGTTCGTGTCGGCGCGGCCGCTCACTTCCGGCCAAATAGCCAGCGACCAGCAGCGTATCGACACCATTGTGCGGCAGATCAATGCGGAGCGGGCGAAGAAAAACCTCGCCGCGCTCACCCTTGATGCTAAGTTGAGCGCTAGCATGCAAAGCGATGCCGAGAAGTTCAGCCGAACTGAACGTGTGGAGTTCCCCATGCCGCGGCGGGTGGTGTTTGATCTGACAGCTGACCCCACCGAGTCCGTGGCCACATGGTTGGGAGACAAAGACAGCCGCGACGTCATCATGAATCCGAAGGCCACCAAGGTGGGGGTGGCGCTGGCGCAGAATAATGGGCTGTTCGGCGTCGCAGGAATCATCAACTAG
- a CDS encoding DUF2631 domain-containing protein, with translation MAGSHHEIAPEVHNGVSTLDEPSAAWGWHHIGQNAVQIAGWISVFVLLGYNFGNHKGHVETIFLFVFAALIAVGLLIQLFEPKGTQARTLTAHNKPIGHVEPDWTYLQATCTGPYAELTDKELRALNIEPSRVAHLRSLEK, from the coding sequence GTGGCCGGTTCTCATCATGAGATTGCCCCCGAAGTTCATAATGGTGTTTCCACCTTAGATGAGCCTTCCGCCGCTTGGGGTTGGCATCACATTGGTCAAAATGCGGTGCAGATTGCCGGTTGGATCAGCGTGTTTGTGTTGCTTGGGTATAATTTTGGCAACCATAAGGGGCATGTTGAGACCATTTTCTTGTTTGTGTTTGCGGCGTTGATTGCGGTTGGGCTGCTTATTCAGTTGTTTGAGCCGAAGGGGACACAGGCACGGACGTTGACGGCCCATAATAAGCCGATTGGCCATGTAGAGCCGGATTGGACGTATTTGCAGGCTACCTGCACTGGCCCTTATGCGGAGTTGACGGATAAGGAATTGCGGGCGCTGAATATTGAGCCGTCGCGGGTTGCGCATCTTCGGTCGTTAGAGAAGTGA